From the genome of Mustela lutreola isolate mMusLut2 chromosome 16, mMusLut2.pri, whole genome shotgun sequence, one region includes:
- the ARL2BP gene encoding ADP-ribosylation factor-like protein 2-binding protein isoform X2, with protein sequence MRSSASDAEFDAVVGYLEDIIMDDEFQLLQRNFMDKYYQEFEDTEENKLTYTPIFNEYISLVEKYIEEQLLERIPGFNMAAFTTTLQHHKDEVAGDIFDMLLTFTDFLAFKEMFLDYRAEKEGRGLDLSSGLVVTSLCKSSSVPASQNDLRP encoded by the exons ATGCG CTCTTCCGCCTCTGATGCAGAATTTGATGCTGTAGTTGGATATTTAGAGGACATTATCATGG ATGATGAGTTCCAGTTATTACAAAGAAATTTCATGGACAAGTACTATCAGGAGTTTGAAGACACAGAAGAGAATAAACTCACCTACACACCTATTTTTAATGAATAC ATTTCTCTGGTAGAAAAGTATATTGAAGAACAGCTGCTGGAGCGGATTCCTGGATTTAACATGGCGGCTTTCACCACGACTTTACA GCACCATAAAGATGAAGTGGCTGGTGACATATTTGACATGCTGCTCACGTTTACAGATTTTCtggcttttaaagaaatgtttctgGACTACAGAGCA GAAAAAGAAGGCCGGGGACTGGACTTAAGCAGTGGTTTAGTGGTGACTTCATTGTGCAAATCCTCTTCTGTGCCAGCTTCCCAGAATGACCTGCGACCCTAG
- the ARL2BP gene encoding ADP-ribosylation factor-like protein 2-binding protein isoform X1 gives MDALEEESFALSFSSASDAEFDAVVGYLEDIIMDDEFQLLQRNFMDKYYQEFEDTEENKLTYTPIFNEYISLVEKYIEEQLLERIPGFNMAAFTTTLQHHKDEVAGDIFDMLLTFTDFLAFKEMFLDYRAEKEGRGLDLSSGLVVTSLCKSSSVPASQNDLRP, from the exons atgGACGCCCTAGAGGAAGAGAGCTTCGCGCTGTCCTT CTCTTCCGCCTCTGATGCAGAATTTGATGCTGTAGTTGGATATTTAGAGGACATTATCATGG ATGATGAGTTCCAGTTATTACAAAGAAATTTCATGGACAAGTACTATCAGGAGTTTGAAGACACAGAAGAGAATAAACTCACCTACACACCTATTTTTAATGAATAC ATTTCTCTGGTAGAAAAGTATATTGAAGAACAGCTGCTGGAGCGGATTCCTGGATTTAACATGGCGGCTTTCACCACGACTTTACA GCACCATAAAGATGAAGTGGCTGGTGACATATTTGACATGCTGCTCACGTTTACAGATTTTCtggcttttaaagaaatgtttctgGACTACAGAGCA GAAAAAGAAGGCCGGGGACTGGACTTAAGCAGTGGTTTAGTGGTGACTTCATTGTGCAAATCCTCTTCTGTGCCAGCTTCCCAGAATGACCTGCGACCCTAG